Proteins from one Pectinophora gossypiella chromosome 19, ilPecGoss1.1, whole genome shotgun sequence genomic window:
- the LOC126375699 gene encoding protein mab-21 translates to MLVPPEMMAAQSKLVYQMNKYYNERVANRKAQIAKTIHEVCRIVQDVLKEVELQEPRFISSLTDYNGRFDGLEVVSPHEFEIVIYLNQMGVLNFVDDGSLPGCAVLKLSDGRKRSMSLWVEFITASGYLSARKIRSRFQTLVAQACDKCSYRDCVKMIAETTEVKLRIRERYIVQITPAFKCAGLWPRSAAHWPLPAIPWPHPNIVAEVKTEGFDLLSKECLALQGKNSAMEGDAWVLSFFEAENRLLQGGCRRKCLSILKTIRDRHLDLPGNPVTCYHMKTLLLYECEKHPREHEWDEGAIGDRINGIFLQLISSLQCRRCPHYFLPHVDLFKGKSPTALENAAKQVWRLTREMLTNSRAFEKL, encoded by the coding sequence ATGCTCGTGCCTCCTGAGATGATGGCGGCCCAATCCAAGCTCGTCTACCAAATGAACAAGTACTACAACGAGCGGGTCGCCAACAGGAAGGCTCAGATCGCCAAGACGATACACGAGGTCTGCCGGATCGTGCAGGATGTGCTCAAAGAGGTGGAACTTCAGGAGCCGAGGTTCATCTCCTCGCTCACGGATTATAACGGAAGATTTGACGGGTTGGAAGTGGTGTCGCCGCACGAGTTTGAGATTGTGATCTATTTGAATCAGATGGGAGTGCTGAACTTTGTGGACGACGGGTCTCTACCGGGGTGCGCCGTGTTGAAGCTGAGCGACGGCAGGAAGCGCTCCATGTCGCTGTGGGTGGAGTTCATCACCGCCTCCGGGTACCTCTCCGCCAGGAAGATCCGCTCGCGGTTCCAGACCCTCGTGGCGCAGGCCTGCGACAAGTGTTCCTACAGAGATTGTGTCAAAATGATCGCCGAAACCACCGAAGTCAAGTTGCGGATCAGAGAAAGGTACATCGTCCAGATAACGCCGGCGTTCAAATGCGCCGGTCTGTGGCCACGGTCGGCCGCTCACTGGCCGCTGCCGGCCATACCCTGGCCTCATCCGAACATAGTGGCCGAAGTGAAAACTGAAGGTTTTGATCTCTTATCAAAAGAATGCCTCGCTTTACAAGGCAAGAACTCTGCGATGGAAGGCGACGCCTGGGTGTTAAGTTTCTTCGAAGCGGAGAACCGCTTGCTACAAGGTGGCTGTCGGAGAAAATGCTTGAGTATACTGAAAACGATCAGAGATCGGCATCTGGACTTGCCTGGCAATCCTGTGACGTGTTATCATATGAAGACGCTTTTGCTCTACGAATGCGAGAAGCATCCGAGAGAGCACGAGTGGGACGAGGGCGCGATTGGTGACAGGATAAATGGGATCTTCCTGCAGCTGATATCCTCGCTGCAGTGTCGCCGCTGCCCGCACTACTTCCTGCCGCACGTGGACTTGTTCAAAGGCAAGTCTCCGACGGCCCTCGAGAACGCCGCCAAGCAAGTGTGGAGGCTCACCAGAGAGATGCTCACGAATTCCAGAGCATTCGAGAAGCTATGA